A DNA window from Paraburkholderia sp. IMGN_8 contains the following coding sequences:
- the kdpA gene encoding potassium-transporting ATPase subunit KdpA, with protein MNFNNLFQTGLYIVVLIALAIPLGRYMTAVVDGSSVVVRRIGRPIETVLYKLAGVDPAAEMSWKHYALAVLVFNTFGVLVVYGFLRLQQWLPANPQGFGPMTPDAAFNTAVSFVTNTNWQDYTPESTVSYLTQMTALTVQNFFSAATGIAVVVALIRGFARHTAATIGNFWVDLTRITLYILAPLATVIALVFISQGVIQNFESYKDVATVQVTTYQTPKTDAQGNPVKDAKGNPVMVDNKADKQTLSMGPAASQEAIKMLGTNGGGFFNANSAHPYENPTPFANFVQMIAMLVIPAALCLVFGRMVGDQRQGYAVLAAMTIAFAIGCWGEISSEQSGNPLFTSLHVDQTASALQAGGNMEGKETRFGIAQSGIFTVATTSASCGAVNNAHDSLTPMGGFIPLLLIELGEVIFGGVGSGLYGMLVFALLAVFVAGLMIGRTPEYIGKKIESYEMKMVSIAVLLTPLLVLVGASIGVLTAAGTAGIANPGPHGFSEILYAYSSAANNNGSAFAGLSVNTPFYNSTLAIAMWFGRFGSIVPVLAIAGSLAAKKRISATAGTLPTHGPLFVVLLLGTVVLVGALTYVPALALGPVVEHLTMVASH; from the coding sequence ATGAACTTCAATAACCTGTTTCAGACCGGCCTGTATATCGTCGTCCTGATCGCGCTCGCCATTCCGCTCGGCCGTTACATGACAGCGGTGGTGGACGGTTCATCGGTTGTGGTTCGTCGCATCGGACGGCCGATCGAGACCGTGCTGTACAAGCTCGCCGGCGTGGACCCGGCCGCTGAAATGTCATGGAAGCACTATGCGCTAGCCGTACTTGTCTTCAATACCTTCGGCGTGCTCGTGGTGTATGGATTTTTGCGCTTGCAACAATGGTTGCCGGCTAATCCGCAGGGCTTCGGCCCGATGACGCCCGACGCCGCGTTCAATACGGCAGTCAGCTTCGTGACCAACACGAACTGGCAAGACTACACGCCGGAATCGACTGTCAGCTACCTGACGCAGATGACCGCGCTTACCGTGCAAAACTTCTTTTCGGCCGCTACCGGCATTGCAGTCGTAGTCGCGCTGATTCGCGGTTTTGCACGCCATACGGCGGCGACGATCGGCAATTTCTGGGTCGACCTGACGCGCATCACGCTGTATATCCTCGCGCCGCTCGCGACTGTCATTGCCCTCGTATTCATCAGCCAGGGCGTGATCCAGAACTTCGAATCGTATAAGGACGTCGCAACGGTACAGGTGACGACGTATCAGACGCCGAAGACCGATGCCCAGGGCAATCCTGTCAAGGACGCAAAAGGCAACCCGGTGATGGTGGACAACAAGGCCGACAAGCAGACCCTATCGATGGGCCCTGCTGCATCGCAGGAAGCCATCAAGATGCTCGGCACCAACGGCGGCGGCTTTTTTAACGCCAATTCCGCGCATCCCTATGAGAACCCGACGCCGTTCGCGAACTTCGTTCAGATGATTGCGATGCTGGTCATCCCGGCAGCGTTGTGTCTCGTGTTTGGCCGGATGGTCGGCGACCAGCGTCAGGGCTATGCGGTACTCGCCGCGATGACGATCGCATTCGCGATCGGCTGTTGGGGTGAGATTTCTTCCGAGCAAAGCGGCAATCCGCTATTTACGTCGCTGCATGTCGATCAAACCGCGTCGGCCTTGCAGGCAGGCGGCAACATGGAAGGCAAGGAAACCCGCTTCGGCATCGCGCAATCCGGCATCTTTACCGTGGCGACCACGTCCGCGTCTTGCGGCGCCGTCAACAACGCGCACGATTCGCTGACGCCGATGGGCGGCTTCATTCCGCTCCTGCTGATCGAGCTTGGCGAAGTGATCTTTGGCGGCGTCGGCTCCGGTCTCTACGGCATGCTCGTCTTCGCACTGCTCGCCGTATTCGTCGCCGGCCTGATGATCGGACGAACGCCCGAGTACATCGGCAAGAAGATCGAGTCGTATGAGATGAAGATGGTTTCGATCGCCGTGCTGCTGACGCCGCTGCTCGTGCTGGTCGGCGCGTCGATCGGCGTGTTGACGGCCGCCGGCACAGCGGGGATCGCGAATCCCGGGCCGCACGGATTTTCCGAAATCCTCTACGCCTATAGTTCGGCTGCCAATAACAACGGTAGCGCTTTTGCCGGCCTGTCGGTCAATACGCCGTTCTACAACTCGACGCTGGCAATCGCCATGTGGTTCGGCCGATTCGGTTCGATTGTGCCGGTGCTCGCCATCGCCGGATCGCTGGCGGCGAAGAAGCGCATATCGGCCACCGCCGGGACGCTTCCAACGCATGGCCCGCTATTCGTCGTGCTGCTGCTCGGCACGGTGGTGCTGGTCGGCGCGCTGACCTATGTGCCGGCGCTGGCGCTCGGCCCCGTTGTCGAACATCTGACGATGGTCGCGAGCCATTGA
- the kdpF gene encoding K(+)-transporting ATPase subunit F translates to MTTWMTWLAAASTLILFAYLVYALLRAEALE, encoded by the coding sequence ATGACTACCTGGATGACGTGGCTCGCGGCGGCCTCGACGCTGATTCTGTTCGCCTACCTCGTGTATGCGTTGCTGCGCGCGGAGGCCCTCGAATGA
- a CDS encoding potassium ABC transporter ATPase has protein sequence MDLLYLIAIATFGGIVAAFVIGCDKLRRAPGGRP, from the coding sequence CTCTACCTCATCGCAATCGCAACGTTCGGCGGTATTGTTGCCGCGTTCGTGATTGGTTGCGACAAGCTGCGCCGTGCCCCAGGGGGCCGGCCATGA